Proteins encoded in a region of the Dorea longicatena genome:
- a CDS encoding glycosyltransferase family 2 protein translates to MDIVFVMLHYMAIEETKISIDYIRKNVDTEKYKIIVVDNASPDNSGDMLIKEYGQDIDIKIIKARTNLGFARGNNLGFRYAKKCWNPKYIVLMNNDVYLIEKKLMHKLEMEYSKSRFDVLGPMIMTGDGRCDINPQKSEFKNVEDVKKRIEFYKKDLRRYELGYAEILYKIVRIKNIIFSKNTRRNIKKDFINRAEDVKLHGCFWVFSNNYIKEYDGLDESTFLYWEEELLYKHMQYDRKKMVYTPEIKVYHLEDASTNACIKKARKKMIFIRTEYIKSLTALMEIYEKCDKSKER, encoded by the coding sequence ATGGATATAGTTTTTGTTATGTTGCATTATATGGCAATCGAGGAAACAAAAATTAGTATAGATTATATAAGAAAGAATGTTGATACAGAAAAGTATAAGATAATAGTAGTTGATAATGCTTCGCCGGATAATAGTGGAGATATGCTTATAAAAGAATATGGACAGGATATAGACATAAAGATTATTAAAGCTAGAACTAATCTTGGATTTGCCAGAGGAAATAACCTTGGATTTAGATATGCAAAGAAATGTTGGAATCCCAAATATATTGTTCTAATGAATAATGATGTTTATCTAATTGAAAAAAAATTGATGCATAAGTTAGAAATGGAATACAGTAAAAGCAGATTTGATGTATTAGGACCGATGATTATGACTGGAGATGGACGTTGCGATATCAATCCACAAAAGTCAGAATTCAAAAATGTTGAAGATGTAAAAAAACGTATTGAGTTTTATAAAAAAGATTTAAGAAGATATGAATTGGGATATGCAGAGATTTTATATAAAATTGTTCGGATAAAAAATATAATATTTTCTAAGAATACAAGACGAAATATAAAAAAAGATTTTATAAACAGAGCAGAAGATGTAAAATTACACGGTTGTTTTTGGGTGTTTTCGAATAACTATATTAAAGAATATGATGGATTGGATGAAAGTACATTTTTATATTGGGAAGAAGAACTGTTGTATAAGCATATGCAATATGATAGGAAAAAGATGGTTTATACACCAGAAATAAAGGTGTATCATTTGGAAGATGCTTCGACAAATGCGTGTATAAAAAAAGCAAGAAAAAAAATGATTTTTATACGAACTGAATATATAAAATCATTAACTGCTTTAATGGAAATATATGAAAAATGTGATAAGAGTAAAGAACGATAG
- a CDS encoding glycosyltransferase: MKISIIVPVYNTKKEYLKKCVDSLLNQTMKEIEVILIDDGSTNQAGKICDEYAGVDNRVKVLHQKNQGVAVARNNGLDIAEGEWITFVDADDWCENTMCEEILRKAVENSSEILIFTNYSVQSEKTVKKNQFFDKDIKKFDEKMKEEAELKTMLRTHPSFSFQPPINMMGGTWCKLINRNFLEKSGVKFEPELLRSQDIIFYLNLFEKADDISYYNRQLYYYRYDENSVSRRYRKDAYKIFLKVLNKQYKFILENHKPEIFYEVFTKGVMNTIGICMNTDFVHEKNNESFRNKTIRIRKMIRQEPICTVLKNPISNGLLWTQVLQKKLLKWNWVEIYIILWKINERIKK, encoded by the coding sequence ATGAAAATATCAATAATAGTACCGGTGTATAATACGAAAAAAGAATATCTAAAAAAATGCGTGGATAGTTTGCTGAATCAAACAATGAAAGAAATAGAAGTAATATTAATTGATGATGGTTCAACAAATCAAGCAGGAAAAATATGTGATGAATATGCTGGCGTTGATAATAGGGTAAAGGTTTTGCATCAAAAAAATCAAGGGGTTGCAGTAGCTAGAAATAATGGACTTGATATTGCAGAAGGCGAATGGATAACGTTTGTAGATGCAGATGATTGGTGTGAAAATACCATGTGTGAAGAAATATTAAGAAAAGCAGTAGAGAATAGTTCGGAAATATTGATTTTTACAAATTATTCAGTTCAAAGTGAAAAGACAGTTAAAAAGAATCAATTTTTTGATAAGGATATAAAGAAATTTGACGAAAAAATGAAAGAAGAAGCAGAACTAAAAACAATGTTGAGAACACATCCAAGCTTTTCGTTTCAACCGCCTATTAATATGATGGGGGGAACATGGTGCAAATTAATTAATAGGAATTTCTTGGAAAAATCCGGTGTTAAATTTGAACCGGAATTATTAAGATCACAAGATATTATTTTTTACTTGAACTTATTTGAAAAAGCTGATGATATATCATATTATAATCGACAATTATACTATTATAGATATGATGAAAATTCTGTTTCTAGAAGATATCGTAAAGATGCATACAAAATATTTTTAAAAGTATTAAACAAACAATATAAATTTATTCTTGAAAATCATAAACCAGAAATATTTTATGAAGTATTTACGAAAGGCGTTATGAATACTATTGGAATATGTATGAATACAGATTTTGTGCATGAAAAAAATAATGAATCATTTAGAAACAAGACAATAAGAATTAGAAAAATGATTCGACAAGAACCGATATGTACAGTATTGAAAAATCCAATTAGTAATGGTTTGCTGTGGACTCAAGTACTTCAGAAAAAACTGCTGAAATGGAATTGGGTAGAAATATATATAATATTGTGGAAAATAAATGAAAGAATAAAAAAATAG
- a CDS encoding LicD family protein, with amino-acid sequence MYGEYEPQVLEKLHSVELLMLKDFMKLCDDNNIEYFAISGTAIGAVRHQGFIPWDDDIDVALLRKDYERFVKVMKKNKQFCEKYDLWGPDLEHKYYNLQPTLMLKNTVFVNENAYAGNYKPGILMDIFIYDNLPEDKKKAELIIKKCQRYKILYIVRNVNHFKLLKGKEAVQKVKNIICGFLRIFLKLFPKSDEILFRRFMMYATMYKNQTDKYTCLFDPGASIMDISKSKSYPTIKVPFEDTEIRLVKNYDEQLRKHMGNYMEVPPVEKRTNHCPVELDFGE; translated from the coding sequence ATGTACGGAGAATATGAGCCACAAGTTTTAGAAAAATTACATAGCGTAGAATTATTAATGCTTAAGGATTTTATGAAATTATGCGATGATAATAATATAGAATATTTTGCAATATCGGGAACAGCGATTGGAGCCGTCAGGCATCAGGGATTTATTCCTTGGGATGATGATATTGATGTCGCGTTATTGCGAAAAGATTATGAGCGTTTTGTAAAAGTAATGAAAAAAAATAAGCAATTTTGTGAAAAATATGATTTATGGGGACCAGATTTGGAACATAAATATTACAATCTGCAACCAACATTAATGCTGAAAAATACTGTTTTTGTTAATGAGAATGCGTATGCAGGAAATTACAAACCAGGCATTTTGATGGATATATTTATATATGATAATCTTCCAGAAGATAAGAAGAAAGCAGAGTTGATTATAAAAAAATGTCAACGGTACAAAATCTTATATATTGTAAGAAACGTTAATCATTTTAAATTGCTTAAGGGAAAAGAGGCAGTACAGAAAGTCAAAAATATAATCTGCGGATTTTTACGAATCTTTTTAAAATTGTTCCCAAAGAGTGATGAAATTCTATTTAGAAGATTTATGATGTATGCAACGATGTATAAAAATCAGACGGATAAGTATACTTGTCTTTTTGATCCAGGAGCGTCAATTATGGATATCAGTAAAAGCAAATCATATCCTACGATTAAAGTGCCATTTGAAGATACGGAAATTCGCTTGGTTAAGAACTATGATGAGCAGTTAAGAAAACATATGGGAAATTATATGGAGGTTCCACCGGTTGAAAAAAGAACTAATCATTGTCCGGTAGAATTAGACTTTGGAGAATAG
- a CDS encoding LicD family protein: MKKKKQFKEYDDFTLKRIQEVELEILKDFMDICDRHGLDYFGIAGTGIGALRHHGFIPWDDDIDVAMPRDDFEKLLPLVEKEMGDKYLIMNAERYPNYPLMTTRMTMRGTKFKEEALKNIDAPLGIFLDLYPLDKVSDNPKEARRQARDAWFWSKILILRSIPFPMLGFSGWKAKIIHAICGLAHLVLSILHVPKTWIYKKAYEAETRSNHYTKTKNLDFFCDTTPYMNLYAVKDIYPLRKLPFEDVELNFPYNLHNNLTGMYGDYMQLPPEEKRKNHYPYELEFFKEMKEND, encoded by the coding sequence ATGAAAAAGAAGAAACAATTCAAAGAATATGATGATTTTACATTAAAAAGAATTCAAGAAGTTGAATTGGAAATATTAAAAGATTTTATGGATATTTGCGATCGACACGGATTGGATTATTTTGGTATTGCAGGCACTGGGATTGGAGCATTACGCCATCATGGATTTATTCCTTGGGATGATGACATTGATGTTGCAATGCCCAGAGATGATTTTGAAAAATTGTTGCCGTTAGTTGAAAAAGAGATGGGTGATAAGTATTTGATTATGAATGCGGAAAGATATCCGAATTATCCACTTATGACGACCAGAATGACGATGCGGGGAACGAAATTTAAAGAAGAGGCTTTAAAAAATATAGATGCACCATTAGGAATCTTTTTAGATTTATACCCATTAGATAAAGTAAGTGATAATCCTAAAGAGGCCAGAAGACAAGCACGAGACGCCTGGTTTTGGAGTAAAATTTTAATATTGCGTAGTATTCCGTTTCCGATGCTGGGATTTTCGGGATGGAAAGCAAAAATTATACATGCAATTTGTGGATTGGCTCATTTGGTATTAAGTATATTACATGTCCCAAAAACTTGGATATATAAAAAGGCGTATGAAGCGGAAACAAGAAGCAATCATTATACAAAAACAAAAAATCTGGATTTCTTTTGTGACACGACTCCATACATGAATTTGTATGCGGTGAAGGATATTTATCCATTAAGAAAATTACCGTTTGAAGATGTTGAATTAAACTTTCCATATAATCTTCATAACAATTTAACAGGAATGTATGGAGATTATATGCAACTACCGCCAGAAGAAAAACGGAAAAATCATTATCCATATGAATTAGAGTTTTTTAAGGAGATGAAAGAGAATGATTAA
- a CDS encoding pyridoxal-phosphate-dependent aminotransferase family protein, which yields MINFTVGPVQSSEEVRKIGYEQVPYFRTSEFSDIMFENERLMLKFAKADDDARTVFITGSGTASMEAVIMNTLTVEDKVLIVNGGSFGQRFVDLCEMYEIPYSQIKLETGKALQKDTLELYNGKGYSAFVVNVHETSTGVHYDMKMISDFCRKNKMFLIVDAISSFLADEFNMQSWNVDVMITGSQKALACPPGVSIIVLSKNAISRVEKNHPKCMYLNLKSALKNGERGQTPFTPAVGILRQINARLKKIESNGGVEKETEKIAALAEDFRKKIKDLPFEIVSDSMSNAVTPLHPLTASANDIFLTLKDEYGIWVCPNGGELKDKIFRVGHIGELSIEDNDKLIAALKDMQERKMI from the coding sequence ATGATTAATTTTACAGTTGGCCCGGTTCAATCGAGTGAAGAAGTAAGAAAAATCGGATATGAGCAAGTACCATATTTTAGAACATCAGAGTTTTCAGATATTATGTTTGAAAATGAACGATTGATGTTAAAATTTGCTAAAGCGGATGACGATGCACGAACAGTGTTTATTACAGGATCGGGAACTGCATCAATGGAAGCAGTGATCATGAATACATTGACGGTTGAAGATAAAGTGCTAATTGTTAATGGTGGAAGTTTCGGGCAGAGATTTGTTGATTTATGTGAAATGTATGAAATTCCATATTCGCAGATTAAATTAGAAACAGGAAAAGCGTTACAAAAAGATACTCTGGAATTGTATAATGGAAAAGGATATTCTGCATTTGTTGTGAATGTTCATGAAACATCTACAGGTGTTCATTATGATATGAAAATGATTAGTGATTTTTGCAGGAAAAACAAAATGTTTTTGATCGTTGATGCAATCAGTTCATTTTTAGCAGATGAGTTTAATATGCAATCGTGGAATGTGGATGTGATGATTACAGGTTCACAAAAGGCTTTAGCATGCCCGCCGGGGGTTTCGATTATTGTATTGTCTAAAAATGCTATTTCAAGAGTGGAGAAGAATCATCCGAAATGTATGTATTTGAATTTGAAATCAGCATTGAAAAATGGAGAAAGAGGACAGACTCCTTTTACACCGGCAGTTGGAATCTTAAGACAAATTAATGCTCGATTAAAGAAAATAGAATCAAATGGAGGGGTAGAAAAAGAAACAGAAAAGATAGCGGCATTGGCGGAAGATTTTAGAAAGAAAATAAAAGATTTGCCGTTTGAAATTGTTTCGGATAGTATGTCTAATGCGGTCACGCCTTTACACCCTTTGACGGCGTCGGCTAATGATATCTTTCTAACTCTTAAAGATGAATATGGCATATGGGTATGTCCAAATGGAGGAGAGTTAAAAGATAAAATTTTCAGAGTCGGACATATTGGAGAGTTATCAATTGAAGATAATGATAAACTTATAGCTGCGTTAAAAGATATGCAAGAGAGAAAAATGATATAA
- a CDS encoding adenylyltransferase/cytidyltransferase family protein: MKKVITYGTYDLLHYGHIRLLERAKALGDYLIVGVTADDFDKNRGKINVQQSLMERVEAVRNTGLADEIIIEEYEGQKIDDIQKYNVDIFTVGDDWVGKFDYLGEYCKVVYLERTKGVSSSELRQEKRSLRLGLVGESTILKKIAKESTFVNGLVISGAFSEEKDALKNILEGIPVFEKYEDLLQKSDAIYLITSPAHHYEDIKLALKMKKHVLCESPIALSEVQCQELFDLAKSNKCILMDAIKTAYSTAYHRMLLLVKTGVIGKPKCIDATCTSIKEFDQKDPRKAKYAWNSISAWGPTAMLPVFQVFGTEYESKQILTCIESEEYHYDSFSKIDFRYKGAVASIKVGQGVKSEGELVISGTKGYIYVPAPWWKTEYFEVRFEQPENNRRYFFQLDGEGIRYELVAFVRAIELGTSLTNVEKTISCAIGKIMEKFMDGEVFRIK, encoded by the coding sequence ATGAAAAAAGTAATTACATATGGAACATATGATTTGTTACATTATGGACATATTAGATTGCTGGAACGTGCAAAGGCGTTGGGGGATTACTTGATAGTTGGAGTAACAGCAGATGATTTTGATAAAAATCGCGGTAAAATAAATGTACAGCAGTCATTAATGGAGCGAGTAGAGGCTGTACGAAATACAGGATTAGCTGATGAAATTATTATTGAAGAGTATGAAGGACAGAAAATTGATGATATTCAAAAATATAATGTTGACATATTTACCGTTGGAGATGATTGGGTAGGTAAATTTGACTATTTGGGAGAATATTGTAAAGTTGTATATCTGGAACGTACTAAAGGTGTATCAAGCAGCGAATTACGTCAGGAAAAAAGAAGCTTAAGATTAGGATTGGTTGGTGAATCGACGATTCTAAAAAAAATAGCAAAAGAAAGTACATTTGTAAATGGACTTGTGATTTCAGGGGCCTTTTCGGAAGAAAAAGATGCATTAAAAAATATTCTGGAAGGAATACCTGTCTTTGAAAAATATGAAGACTTATTACAAAAATCAGATGCAATATACCTTATTACAAGTCCAGCTCATCATTATGAAGATATAAAGCTGGCTCTGAAGATGAAAAAGCATGTTTTATGTGAATCACCAATCGCATTATCAGAAGTACAGTGTCAGGAATTGTTTGACTTAGCCAAGTCTAATAAATGCATTTTGATGGATGCTATAAAGACGGCATATTCTACGGCTTATCATAGAATGCTTCTGTTAGTAAAAACAGGAGTGATAGGGAAACCGAAGTGTATTGATGCAACATGTACAAGTATAAAAGAGTTTGATCAAAAGGATCCTCGAAAAGCAAAATATGCATGGAATAGTATTTCAGCTTGGGGACCTACAGCAATGTTACCAGTTTTCCAGGTGTTTGGAACAGAATATGAAAGTAAACAAATTTTAACTTGTATAGAGTCAGAGGAATATCATTATGATTCTTTTTCGAAAATAGATTTTAGATATAAAGGAGCAGTTGCATCGATAAAAGTAGGACAAGGTGTGAAATCGGAGGGAGAACTTGTGATTTCTGGAACTAAGGGATATATTTATGTTCCGGCACCTTGGTGGAAAACGGAATATTTTGAAGTCAGATTTGAACAACCAGAAAATAATAGAAGGTATTTCTTCCAACTTGATGGAGAAGGAATCAGATATGAACTGGTTGCTTTTGTGCGTGCTATAGAATTAGGAACTTCATTGACAAATGTTGAAAAAACAATTTCATGTGCAATAGGTAAGATTATGGAGAAATTTATGGATGGAGAAGTATTTAGAATAAAGTAA
- a CDS encoding acyltransferase family protein, with product MEEKKVTVSVRDSQMDNIKAILLFLVALGHTLDVYKDVWNVNMYLMKYIYLFHMPLFAFITGYFTKNTEKARNFAIEKCLIPYILLQSLYVIMGKLMIHMGLANFNSGVFNGSLLVPSSAFYYLLAVFVWKLTAKEFMNLRHPFIISVALGLLVSVTKMQEFHMGYGAVFALLPFFVAGVLCDEKLLLRIRNSKKIFSILILGLCIIPAVKLPYSIHSVRSSYQTAGFSDIFGIGYRIIFYIIALLMGYAVISITSRKRNVFTHIGEASILVYAGSTFLAPHGYLILNKIFGFSKNNWINLITMMIYCIILIWVCAIPTFLKLYNWILSKINYILFKK from the coding sequence ATGGAAGAAAAAAAGGTGACTGTTTCTGTTAGAGACAGTCAGATGGACAATATAAAAGCAATACTTTTGTTTTTAGTAGCGTTAGGGCATACTTTAGATGTATATAAAGATGTATGGAATGTTAATATGTATTTGATGAAATATATTTATTTGTTTCATATGCCTTTATTTGCTTTTATTACAGGCTATTTTACTAAAAATACGGAAAAGGCAAGGAACTTTGCAATTGAAAAATGTTTGATTCCGTATATATTATTGCAATCGTTATATGTAATAATGGGGAAATTGATGATCCATATGGGATTAGCTAACTTTAATAGTGGTGTGTTTAATGGATCGTTACTGGTTCCTTCCTCAGCTTTTTATTATTTGTTAGCTGTTTTTGTGTGGAAATTAACGGCAAAAGAATTTATGAACTTACGTCATCCTTTTATTATATCTGTTGCATTAGGCTTGTTGGTAAGTGTTACTAAGATGCAAGAATTTCACATGGGATATGGTGCAGTTTTTGCATTATTACCATTTTTTGTTGCAGGAGTACTCTGTGATGAAAAATTGTTATTACGTATAAGAAATAGTAAAAAGATATTTTCAATTTTAATATTAGGGTTATGTATTATACCGGCGGTAAAATTGCCGTATAGCATACATAGCGTGAGATCATCATATCAGACAGCAGGTTTCAGTGATATTTTTGGAATTGGTTATAGAATAATATTTTATATAATAGCACTATTAATGGGGTATGCAGTTATATCTATAACAAGTAGAAAAAGGAATGTGTTTACGCATATTGGGGAAGCATCTATTTTAGTGTATGCGGGATCTACTTTTTTAGCGCCACATGGTTACCTGATATTAAATAAGATATTTGGATTTTCAAAAAACAATTGGATAAATTTGATAACAATGATGATTTATTGTATAATACTTATTTGGGTATGTGCAATTCCAACTTTTTTGAAATTGTATAATTGGATATTATCTAAGATAAATTATATTTTGTTCAAAAAATGA
- a CDS encoding glycosyltransferase family 2 protein translates to MGNKHFKNHTFVICAYKESPYLEECIQSLMNQRIKSNVIITTSTPNVYIERLAEKYQIPVKINNGEKGIVQDWNFAYEQVNTDFLTIAHQDDIYLPNYLEDFLKMVKNVQKPLIYFCNYGEIRNSVEVDENKLLRVKRIMLKPLEWKKLWNNIWIRRRILSFGCAICCPSVTFNKRSIKHSPFEVKYRSDEDWQAWEKISKRKGAFVYNRKIGMRHRVHEESETSIILNDGARKKEDYEMFCKFWPSSVAKLLVKFYSNSEKSNQME, encoded by the coding sequence ATGGGAAATAAACACTTTAAAAATCATACGTTTGTAATTTGTGCATATAAAGAAAGTCCGTACTTAGAAGAGTGTATACAGTCATTAATGAATCAGCGAATAAAAAGTAATGTTATAATTACAACTTCGACTCCAAATGTATATATAGAACGGCTAGCGGAAAAATATCAAATACCAGTTAAGATTAATAATGGAGAAAAAGGAATTGTTCAAGATTGGAACTTTGCGTATGAACAAGTAAACACCGATTTTCTTACAATTGCACACCAAGATGATATTTATTTACCGAATTATCTTGAAGACTTTTTGAAGATGGTTAAAAATGTGCAAAAGCCACTTATTTATTTCTGCAATTATGGAGAAATTCGTAATTCTGTAGAAGTAGATGAAAATAAATTATTAAGAGTTAAGAGAATAATGCTAAAGCCTCTGGAATGGAAAAAGTTGTGGAATAATATTTGGATTAGAAGAAGAATATTATCATTTGGGTGTGCTATTTGTTGTCCATCCGTAACTTTTAATAAGAGAAGTATAAAGCATTCACCATTTGAGGTGAAATATCGTTCAGATGAAGATTGGCAGGCTTGGGAGAAGATATCTAAACGAAAAGGTGCATTTGTATACAATCGAAAAATAGGAATGAGACACCGTGTTCATGAAGAATCTGAAACCAGTATTATATTAAATGACGGTGCTAGAAAAAAAGAAGATTATGAAATGTTTTGCAAGTTTTGGCCATCTTCTGTTGCAAAATTACTCGTGAAATTCTATTCTAACAGCGAAAAATCTAATCAGATGGAGTAA
- a CDS encoding glycosyltransferase family 2 protein, with amino-acid sequence MKKLIIIPAYNEAENIVKTVTQIVEKAPDFDYVIINDCSVDNTLQICKENNFNVINLPINLGIGGAVQTGYLYACEKEYDLAVQVDGDGQHDPEFLEEMSSYFENSDVDMVIGSRFIEKSGFQSSAIRRVGIKFFSALIKFLTGEKITDPTSGLRMVGRKGIQLFAREYPKDYPEPETIVAMLKRKYRIIEIPVIMREREGGVSSISMKKSIYYMVKVTMAILIEKIRKY; translated from the coding sequence ATGAAGAAATTAATAATTATACCTGCATATAATGAGGCTGAAAATATAGTGAAAACAGTTACACAAATAGTTGAAAAGGCACCAGATTTTGATTATGTGATTATTAATGATTGTTCTGTTGACAATACGTTGCAGATATGTAAAGAAAATAATTTTAATGTTATAAACTTGCCGATTAATCTAGGAATTGGCGGGGCAGTGCAGACTGGATACTTATATGCCTGTGAAAAAGAATATGACTTGGCGGTACAAGTTGATGGAGATGGACAGCATGATCCAGAGTTTTTAGAAGAAATGTCAAGTTATTTTGAAAATTCAGATGTAGATATGGTTATAGGATCCCGTTTTATAGAGAAAAGTGGATTTCAGTCATCGGCAATAAGGCGTGTTGGAATTAAATTCTTTTCAGCGTTAATTAAATTCTTGACTGGGGAAAAAATAACTGATCCAACTTCTGGATTGAGAATGGTAGGAAGAAAAGGAATACAATTATTTGCCAGAGAATATCCTAAAGATTATCCTGAACCGGAAACTATTGTTGCGATGTTAAAAAGAAAATATAGAATAATAGAAATTCCGGTAATAATGAGAGAGAGAGAAGGGGGTGTCTCTTCAATCTCTATGAAAAAATCGATATATTATATGGTGAAGGTTACAATGGCAATTTTAATAGAAAAGATTAGGAAGTATTAG
- a CDS encoding DUF2304 domain-containing protein — protein MSVKIQIIIAVLIICALIVIIDMIRKKRLELSYALSWLLVGIGVLILDIFPQLIKTISEKIGIVSPVNMLFFFGFCFSLIIIFVLTIAVSKLSIKIKQLAQQIAIYEKKEKERRQQNEVEGK, from the coding sequence ATGAGTGTGAAAATTCAAATAATAATTGCAGTGCTTATTATATGTGCGTTAATTGTAATTATAGATATGATTAGGAAGAAAAGATTAGAATTAAGTTATGCATTATCATGGCTCCTTGTAGGAATAGGTGTGTTGATTTTAGACATTTTTCCTCAACTCATAAAAACTATTTCAGAAAAAATAGGTATAGTAAGTCCTGTTAATATGTTATTCTTTTTTGGCTTTTGTTTTTCTTTGATTATAATATTTGTATTGACAATTGCGGTATCTAAATTATCGATAAAGATAAAACAGTTAGCTCAACAAATAGCAATATATGAAAAAAAAGAAAAGGAAAGAAGACAGCAAAATGAGGTGGAAGGAAAATAA